From the Cryptomeria japonica chromosome 2, Sugi_1.0, whole genome shotgun sequence genome, one window contains:
- the LOC131042103 gene encoding uncharacterized protein LOC131042103: MAWLTRFVVMVVFLALGIVVSPETFGSKSAGQAGPSAAVGGYFAVALKLAHLLSFATAWGSALWVTFIGGIIMFRTLPRHQFGNLQGKMFPAYFSMVAVCGAICLAAFSLMHPWASASSVEKFQTGLLVSSLVFTLTNIFIFMPMTMDMMRARHKIEREENIGNEVGLTKNHEVAKRNPKLAEINKKFGMIHGLSSLANLLSFGGLAMHSWYLADRLLL, encoded by the exons ATGGCCTGGTTAACTCGTTTTGTCGTGATGGTTGTATTTCTAGCTCTCGGCATAGTGGTATCTCCAGAAACGTTTGGATCAAAATCTGCAGGTCAAGCGGGACCCTCTGCAGCAGTTGGAGGGTATTTTGCTGTAGCATTGAAATTGGCCCATTTGCTGAGTTTTGCCACAGCTTGGGGATCAGCACTGTGGGTAACCTTCATTGGTGGGATCATCATGTTCAG GACACTGCCTAGGCATCAGTTTGGTAATCTGCAAGGAAAAATGTTTCCTGCCTACTTTTCTATGGTAGCTGTGTGTGGGGCAATTTGCCTTGCAGCATTCAGTCTGATGCATCCCTGGGCTTCTGCCTCTTCTGTGGAAAAATTTCAAACGGGGTTGCTGGTATCTTCTCTGGTGTTTACTCTCACCAATATATTCATTTTCATGCCGATGACAATGGAT ATGATGAGGGCCAGACACAAGATTGAACGAGAGGAAAATATTGGAAATGAGGTGGGATTGACAAAGAACCACGAAGTAGCAAAGCGTAATCCGAAATTGGCAGAAATAAACAAAAAGTTTGGCATGATTCATGGCTTATCATCGCTGGCAAACTTGCTGTCTTTTGGTGGCCTTGCCATGCATTCTTGGTATCTAGCTGATCGTCTTCTTCTGTAG